From a region of the Bacteroidia bacterium genome:
- a CDS encoding phage holin family protein, with protein sequence MEFSYFRRFINDMEADQQQPIKALKNQVTDYVELRSEHTKLSLIENTAKITAYFSSTLIIVILVLFLVLALFVSVSFFLGQLFGNYGLGFLISAGFYLLLLLFFFLGFKKKLELYIINKIIELTHGE encoded by the coding sequence ATGGAATTTAGTTACTTTCGAAGATTCATAAACGATATGGAAGCTGATCAACAACAACCCATTAAGGCCCTCAAAAACCAGGTTACCGATTATGTTGAATTGAGGTCTGAACATACCAAACTTAGCCTGATTGAGAACACGGCTAAGATAACAGCTTATTTCTCCTCCACCCTCATCATTGTTATTTTAGTTTTGTTTTTGGTTTTGGCCTTGTTTGTATCGGTAAGTTTTTTTCTAGGACAATTGTTTGGAAATTATGGACTTGGTTTCCTTATTTCTGCCGGATTTTACTTGTTATTACTCCTGTTCTTTTTCCTTGGATTTAAGAAAAAATTGGAGTTATACATCATTAATAAAATCATTGAATTAACCCATGGAGAATAA